From a single Nostoc sp. MS1 genomic region:
- a CDS encoding chlorophyll a/b-binding protein, translating to MTQTQPTVTPRLEEPKFGFNEYAERLNGRAAMIGFLLVVVIEYVTNQGVLSWLGLK from the coding sequence ATGACTCAAACACAGCCAACAGTTACACCCAGACTAGAAGAGCCAAAATTTGGTTTTAACGAATATGCAGAACGCTTAAACGGTCGAGCTGCAATGATCGGTTTTCTCTTGGTAGTAGTGATTGAGTACGTCACCAATCAAGGTGTTTTATCTTGGCTGGGATTGAAGTAA
- the ald gene encoding alanine dehydrogenase, with protein MEIGVPKETKDQEFRVGLSPASVRVLKENGHSIFVQTQAGSGAGFTDDDYRSSGAEIVSTVEAVWNRELVVKVKEPLASEYQFLQKEQILFTYLHLAADRKLTEHLIDSGICAIAYETVEHPGANRLPLLTPMSIIAGRLAVQFGARYLERQQGGRGVLLGGVPGVKPGKVVILGGGVVGTEAARIAVGMGASVQILDVNVERLSYLETLFGSRVELLYSSSAHIEAAVKEADLLVGAVLVLGRRAPILVPRELVKQMHPGSVIVDVAVDQGGCVETLHPTSHTNPVYIEEGVVHYGVPNMPGAVPWTATQALNNSTLPYVVQLANQGLKALEVNQPLAKGVNVQNHRLVHPAVQEVFPDLVS; from the coding sequence ATGGAAATCGGTGTACCTAAAGAAACTAAAGATCAAGAATTTCGGGTAGGTTTAAGTCCTGCTAGTGTACGTGTATTAAAAGAAAATGGTCATAGTATCTTTGTACAGACTCAAGCTGGTAGTGGTGCTGGATTTACAGATGATGACTACCGTAGTTCTGGGGCGGAGATTGTTTCCACAGTAGAGGCAGTTTGGAACCGAGAGTTAGTAGTTAAAGTTAAAGAACCACTAGCAAGTGAGTACCAATTTTTACAAAAAGAGCAGATATTATTTACTTATCTGCATTTAGCAGCCGATCGCAAATTAACAGAACATTTAATTGATAGTGGCATTTGTGCGATCGCTTACGAAACCGTAGAACATCCAGGTGCAAACAGGCTACCGCTACTCACACCCATGAGTATTATTGCTGGACGGTTAGCTGTACAATTTGGCGCACGCTACTTAGAACGTCAACAAGGTGGTAGAGGTGTACTTTTAGGCGGTGTCCCTGGAGTTAAACCAGGGAAAGTAGTCATTCTCGGTGGTGGTGTAGTTGGTACAGAAGCCGCCCGAATTGCTGTAGGGATGGGTGCATCTGTACAGATTTTAGATGTCAATGTTGAACGCTTATCTTATTTAGAAACCTTGTTTGGTTCTAGAGTGGAATTACTTTACAGCAGTTCTGCCCACATCGAAGCCGCAGTTAAAGAAGCAGATTTACTTGTTGGTGCTGTGTTGGTATTGGGACGTAGAGCGCCAATTTTAGTACCTCGTGAATTGGTCAAACAAATGCACCCAGGTTCAGTAATAGTTGATGTGGCTGTAGACCAAGGCGGTTGTGTAGAAACCTTACATCCCACATCTCACACTAACCCAGTATATATTGAAGAGGGTGTAGTGCATTATGGCGTTCCCAATATGCCAGGTGCAGTACCTTGGACGGCAACCCAAGCCCTCAATAATAGTACACTGCCTTATGTTGTACAGTTGGCAAACCAAGGACTCAAAGCTTTAGAAGTTAACCAACCACTTGCTAAAGGTGTCAACGTGCAGAATCATCGGTTGGTACATCCGGCTGTGCAAGAGGTTTTCCCTGATTTGGTAAGTTAA
- the phnE gene encoding phosphonate ABC transporter, permease protein PhnE, translating into MISKFLHRYSWVSTLVSILIAVLVYGWALQGLKVDFALLTSSAPYITDFISRLFPPDFKVIDIAIKALIETVQMSLWGTTIGAIISVPIAVASASNIAPSWLQWLANLLQNAVRSVPSIILGLIFVAATGLGAPAGTLALSIYTIGYLAKFYQQAIEAVEPRSLESLQVIGASRVQIAQYGIMPQVIPLSLGYTLWMFEYNIRAASVLGVVGAGGIGFQLKSYIDGFEYNKATTMMLVLLVVVTIIDGFSSQLRRRLESM; encoded by the coding sequence ATGATTTCCAAATTTCTCCACCGCTACTCTTGGGTAAGTACGTTAGTTAGCATATTAATTGCTGTTCTAGTTTACGGTTGGGCTTTGCAAGGACTGAAAGTTGATTTTGCCCTGCTGACATCTAGCGCCCCTTATATTACTGATTTTATCTCGCGGTTATTTCCCCCCGATTTCAAAGTTATTGATATCGCTATTAAGGCACTGATTGAAACTGTACAGATGTCTTTGTGGGGAACAACCATCGGTGCGATTATCTCAGTTCCAATTGCTGTTGCTAGCGCTAGTAACATTGCACCTAGTTGGCTGCAATGGCTGGCTAATTTATTGCAAAATGCTGTGCGTTCTGTTCCCTCAATTATTTTAGGGCTAATTTTTGTCGCCGCCACAGGCTTAGGCGCACCCGCAGGTACTCTAGCTTTGAGCATATACACCATCGGCTACCTAGCTAAATTTTATCAACAAGCAATTGAAGCCGTTGAACCTCGTTCTTTAGAATCTCTCCAAGTTATTGGTGCATCTAGAGTGCAAATTGCTCAGTATGGAATTATGCCTCAAGTTATACCCTTGAGTTTGGGTTATACCTTATGGATGTTTGAGTATAATATCCGTGCTGCTTCCGTGTTGGGTGTGGTGGGTGCAGGTGGTATTGGCTTTCAGTTGAAAAGTTATATTGATGGGTTTGAGTACAACAAAGCCACAACCATGATGCTGGTACTATTAGTAGTTGTTACAATAATTGATGGTTTTAGTAGTCAATTACGCCGCCGCCTTGAGTCGATGTAA
- a CDS encoding phosphate/phosphite/phosphonate ABC transporter substrate-binding protein has translation MSVSQKGLLGAGAALIALMGVAVTTVSGIQATNANSISSQQAPRLLAQTTKELTIVFPTRADSTDLQSKADAVAAFLSKDLGIRVKAVVGDDTAAVEALRANRADVAFLSSRPALKAEQLANARLYLAEVRDNYSGRFTYNSVFVVRNDSPLKARNNAKTTLEQLRGKKMAFTSPTSGSGFIFPVSELVRQGLVPNRDRLDGFFGQVSYGGNYSKALQAVVRGQAEVAAVSEYALLPPYITPEERNQLRVLYKISGVPAHGIAIDDDVDPRLRERLISSLLKLNQPQNNQLLRNLYNSTELVRVDHGRHLAPVRQALQRVGIEP, from the coding sequence ATGAGTGTAAGCCAAAAAGGCTTGTTAGGTGCTGGCGCGGCTTTGATAGCGCTGATGGGAGTAGCGGTGACTACTGTTAGCGGAATCCAAGCAACGAATGCAAATTCCATTTCTAGTCAACAAGCGCCACGCTTACTTGCCCAAACGACGAAAGAATTAACTATAGTATTTCCTACTCGTGCTGATTCAACAGATTTGCAATCTAAAGCAGATGCTGTAGCAGCTTTCTTATCCAAAGACTTAGGAATACGTGTTAAAGCAGTGGTAGGTGATGATACAGCTGCGGTAGAAGCCTTAAGAGCAAACCGCGCTGATGTAGCATTTTTAAGCAGTCGTCCAGCTTTGAAAGCTGAACAATTGGCGAATGCTCGTTTGTATCTAGCAGAGGTACGCGATAACTACTCTGGTAGATTCACTTACAACTCGGTATTTGTAGTTCGCAACGATAGCCCCCTCAAGGCTAGAAATAATGCCAAAACCACCCTCGAACAATTACGGGGCAAAAAGATGGCATTTACATCTCCTACTTCAGGTTCAGGGTTTATTTTCCCTGTAAGTGAGTTAGTGAGACAGGGATTGGTTCCCAACCGCGATCGCTTGGATGGGTTTTTTGGTCAAGTTTCTTACGGTGGTAACTACAGCAAAGCCTTACAAGCAGTAGTGCGTGGCCAAGCAGAGGTAGCAGCTGTATCAGAATATGCTCTGTTGCCCCCCTACATTACACCAGAGGAAAGAAATCAGTTGCGAGTGCTATATAAAATCTCTGGTGTACCAGCTCATGGCATCGCTATTGATGATGATGTTGATCCACGCTTAAGAGAAAGATTGATTAGCTCTCTACTTAAGTTAAATCAACCGCAAAATAACCAACTGCTACGTAACTTGTACAACTCCACCGAATTAGTCAGAGTTGATCACGGTCGTCACCTAGCACCAGTTCGTCAGGCTCTCCAGCGCGTGGGTATCGAGCCATAA
- a CDS encoding phosphonate ABC transporter ATP-binding protein: protein MSDYIIECHNLETAYVASLYRPILNKINCQIKQGEFVVLLGLNGAGKSTLLRSLVGLVPLVKGEVHINGVATNTRTLPQIRRNVGMLFQGGGLIPQLSAIENVLCGKLGARTTWQTIFGFPKRDRLLALELLEQLGLREFAYQKTKRLSGGQQQRVAIARALIQSPQILLADEPTTGLDVIAAQQVMDTLAELHSQQGITIVTVLHDLGIAAKYAQRAIVLDAGRIVYEGACDNLQAVISH, encoded by the coding sequence ATGAGTGATTACATAATTGAATGTCACAACTTAGAGACAGCTTATGTTGCCTCTTTGTATCGTCCTATCCTCAACAAGATTAACTGTCAAATCAAGCAAGGTGAATTTGTTGTACTACTAGGACTTAATGGTGCTGGTAAATCTACATTATTGCGATCGCTTGTTGGGTTAGTGCCATTAGTTAAGGGAGAAGTTCACATCAACGGCGTGGCAACAAATACCCGCACACTCCCCCAAATCCGCCGCAATGTTGGTATGTTGTTTCAAGGCGGTGGCTTAATTCCCCAGTTATCTGCAATAGAAAATGTATTGTGCGGTAAACTCGGCGCAAGAACAACTTGGCAGACAATATTTGGCTTTCCAAAGCGCGATCGCCTATTAGCGTTAGAATTACTCGAACAGTTAGGCTTAAGAGAGTTCGCCTATCAAAAAACAAAGAGACTCAGTGGTGGACAGCAACAAAGAGTTGCGATCGCTCGTGCATTAATTCAATCACCGCAAATACTTCTAGCCGATGAACCCACAACAGGATTAGATGTCATCGCAGCTCAACAAGTAATGGATACTTTAGCAGAATTACACAGCCAGCAAGGCATAACGATTGTCACAGTTCTTCACGACCTGGGAATAGCCGCCAAATACGCGCAACGTGCGATCGTTTTAGATGCTGGACGCATAGTTTATGAAGGTGCTTGCGATAACTTGCAGGCAGTCATTAGTCATTAG